The Mauremys mutica isolate MM-2020 ecotype Southern chromosome 1, ASM2049712v1, whole genome shotgun sequence genome has a segment encoding these proteins:
- the POU3F3 gene encoding POU domain, class 3, transcription factor 3 isoform X1 has product MATAASNPYLPSNSILAAGSIVHSDSGGGGMQPGSVAVTSVSGGYRGDPSVKMVQSDFMQGAMAASNGGHMLSHAHQWVTALPHAAAAAAAAAAAAVEAGSPWSTSPVGMSGSPQQQQQQPDVKGSSGRDDLHGGTALHHRPPHLGPPHQGHPGAWGATTAAHLPSMAGGQQQQSLIYSQPGGFTVNGMLSPPPGSQSLVHPGLVRGDTPELGDHPSHHHHHHHQHQHHQQHHGGVNSHDPHSDEDTPTSDDLEQFAKQFKQRRIKLGFTQADVGLALGTLYGNVFSQTTICRFEALQLSFKNMCKLKPLLNKWLEEADSSTGSPTSIDKIAAQGRKRKKRTSIEVSVKGALESHFLKCPKPSAQEITNLADSLQLEKEVVRVWFCNRRQKEKRMTPPGIQQQTPDDVYSQVGNVNSDTPPPHHGLQTSVQ; this is encoded by the coding sequence aTGGCCACCGCGGCTTCTAACCCTTACCTCCCCAGCAACAGCATCCTGGCCGCCGGCTCCATCGTGCACTCGGACTCGGGAGGAGGGGGCATGCAGCCGGGCAGCGTCGCCGTCACCTCGGTCTCCGGCGGCTACCGGGGCGACCCCTCCGTCAAAATGGTCCAAAGTGACTTCATGCAGGGAGCAATGGCTGCTAGCAACGGCGGCCATATGCTGAGCCATGCCCACCAGTGGGTGACAGCCCTGCCTCATGcagccgccgctgccgccgccgctgccgccgccgccgtgGAAGCCGGCTCGCCCTGGTCCACCAGCCCGGTGGGGATGAGCggcagcccccagcagcagcagcagcagcccgatGTGAAAGGCAGCTCCGGCCGAGACGACCTGCACGGCGGCACGGCGCTACACCACAGGCCACCCCACCTGGGTCCCCCACACCAGGGCCACCCGGGCGCTTGGGGAGCCACCACCGCTGCCCACCTCCCGTCCATGGCCGGGGGACAGCAGCAGCAATCGCTCATCTATTCCCAGCCGGGGGGGTTCACTGTGAACGGGATGCTGAGCCCtccccctggcagccagagcttAGTGCACCCGGGATTGGTGAGGGGAGACACGCCAGAGCTGGGGGATCACCCtagccaccaccatcaccaccaccatcagcatcagcaccaccagcagcaccacGGCGGGGTCAACAGCCATGACCCCCACTCGGATGAGGACACGCCGACCTCGGATGACCTGGAGCAGTTCGCCAAGCAGTTCAAGCAGCGGCGGATAAAGCTGGGCTTCACGCAGGCAGATGTGGGCTTGGCCCTGGGCACCCTGTACGGGAACGTCTTCTCCCAGACCACCATCTGCAGGTTTGAGGCTCTGCAGCTCAGCTTCAAGAACATGTGCAAGCTCAAGCCTTTGTTGAACAAGTGGCTGGAGGAAGCCGACTCCTCCACGGGCAGCCCCACTAGCATCGACAAGATCGCAGCCCAgggcaggaagaggaagaagCGGACCTCCATCGAGGTGAGTGTCAAGGGGGCCTTGGAGAGTCACTTTCTGAAATGCCCCAAGCCCTCCGCCCAGGAGATTACGAACCTAGCGGACAGTCTGCAGCTGGAAAAGGAGGTGGTCAGGGTTTGGTTTTGCAATCGGAGGCAGAAAGAGAAAAGGATGACCCCCCCGGGGATCCAGCAGCAGACCCCCGACGATGTCTACTCCCAGGTCGGCAACGTGAACTCCGACACGCCGCCCCCACACCATGGACTGCAAACAAGTGTGCAGTGA
- the POU3F3 gene encoding POU domain, class 3, transcription factor 3 isoform X2 gives MATAASNPYLPSNSILAAGSIVHSDSGGGGMQPGSVAVTSVSGGYRGDPSVKMVQSDFMQGAMAASNGGHMLSHAHQWVTALPHAAAAAAAAAAAAVEAGSPWSTSPVGMSGSPQQQQQQPDVKGSSGRDDLHGGTALHHRPPHLGPPHQGHPGAWGATTAAHLPSMAGGQQQQSLIYSQPGGFTVNGMLSPPPGSQSLVHPGLVRGDTPELGDHPSHHHHHHHQHQHHQQHHGGVNSHDPHSDEDTPTSDDLEQFAKQFKQRRIKLGFTQADVGLALGTLYGNVFSQTTICRFEALQLSFKNMCKLKPLLNKWLEEADSSTGSPTSIDKIAAQGRKRKKRTSIEIKGFRST, from the exons aTGGCCACCGCGGCTTCTAACCCTTACCTCCCCAGCAACAGCATCCTGGCCGCCGGCTCCATCGTGCACTCGGACTCGGGAGGAGGGGGCATGCAGCCGGGCAGCGTCGCCGTCACCTCGGTCTCCGGCGGCTACCGGGGCGACCCCTCCGTCAAAATGGTCCAAAGTGACTTCATGCAGGGAGCAATGGCTGCTAGCAACGGCGGCCATATGCTGAGCCATGCCCACCAGTGGGTGACAGCCCTGCCTCATGcagccgccgctgccgccgccgctgccgccgccgccgtgGAAGCCGGCTCGCCCTGGTCCACCAGCCCGGTGGGGATGAGCggcagcccccagcagcagcagcagcagcccgatGTGAAAGGCAGCTCCGGCCGAGACGACCTGCACGGCGGCACGGCGCTACACCACAGGCCACCCCACCTGGGTCCCCCACACCAGGGCCACCCGGGCGCTTGGGGAGCCACCACCGCTGCCCACCTCCCGTCCATGGCCGGGGGACAGCAGCAGCAATCGCTCATCTATTCCCAGCCGGGGGGGTTCACTGTGAACGGGATGCTGAGCCCtccccctggcagccagagcttAGTGCACCCGGGATTGGTGAGGGGAGACACGCCAGAGCTGGGGGATCACCCtagccaccaccatcaccaccaccatcagcatcagcaccaccagcagcaccacGGCGGGGTCAACAGCCATGACCCCCACTCGGATGAGGACACGCCGACCTCGGATGACCTGGAGCAGTTCGCCAAGCAGTTCAAGCAGCGGCGGATAAAGCTGGGCTTCACGCAGGCAGATGTGGGCTTGGCCCTGGGCACCCTGTACGGGAACGTCTTCTCCCAGACCACCATCTGCAGGTTTGAGGCTCTGCAGCTCAGCTTCAAGAACATGTGCAAGCTCAAGCCTTTGTTGAACAAGTGGCTGGAGGAAGCCGACTCCTCCACGGGCAGCCCCACTAGCATCGACAAGATCGCAGCCCAgggcaggaagaggaagaagCGGACCTCCATCGAG ATAAAGGGATTTAGAAGTACTTGA